The Stenotrophomonas maltophilia sequence GCCAGGAGAGAACATGGAACTGAGCTGGGTACAGTCATTGGTCGACAACCAAGTGCAGGAATCACTGTATCTGGAGCTCAAGAGAGGCGATGCCCTCTCGCCTCAGAACAACAGCAAGACAGAGATGATCAAGGACGTCACTGCGCTCGCGCATGCCAGTGGCGGGCACCTGGTCTACGGGATTGAGGAAGAGCCAGTCAATGACATTCCGGCCGCAGCACGACTCCGGCCGATCACTGATAGGAAGCTCAACAAGGACTGGGTGACCAAGGTCATCACCGACAACACTTCGCCAAGCCTCACCAAGTTTGAGGTCTTCGAGTTCCCAGTGGACGGCGGCAGGGTCCTTGTCATCAAGGTAGAAGAGGCTTCCACCGCTCACCAGAATCTTCTGGACTACCGCTATCATCAACGAGTAAACACGGTGTCCCGGTTCATGGCGGACTTCCAAATCCGCGACCTGATGTCTCGTCGCTCATCACCAAGTTGCGAAGTCCGGGTTCGTCTGGAACGCATTACCATCAATCGCGACAACCATGTCTACCGGCTGAGAGTCGAACTGCTGAACACCGGTATGGTTTCAATGGAGAAGTGGTGGATTTCCATTGATGTTCCAAAGGAATGCCTCGCTGGACTGACGTATCCTCAATCGGAACTGCGAACCCACCCCCGCTTCGGCAAAGTTGTGCGCGAAGTTGATAAGGGCGGCTTCGACTTCATCAGGTTCTCCTGGGGAGACCCCTTCTTCGATGGCGATCGTTACATTCTCCACCCTGGGCAGTCACTAGATTTCGGGCCGAACAACGACTCGATCCATACTCAAGCCCCCCTGCCCCCCATAGTTGTCGAGTTCAATGACCGAATCTTCCGCAGCTTGGTACATCGAGCGCCGGAGCTGCAGTGGACGCTGTACACCAACCATGGACAACCCGTCTCGGGCTCGTTGCCATTCGAGCAGTGGTGCAACTTCTGAGTGAAGGACCCGATTTCCTTCTAGCTGGAGTGCCTCACTACGACTAAGTGCGGCACTCAAGAGATAGAGTAACCGTCCAGAGCAAGCGAAGCCGGCAGCCGCTCAAGTGTCAGATTGGACTTAGGAGATGTCGATGGCCTCGGCAGTACTGAATGTGCCTGGTCATGTTGTCGCGCGGTCGGCCACAGAGCAGTTCCAGTCTGCCCTCCGTAGTGAACGTAGCTTTCGGTGCCAGACTGCGAAGCTCAAATAGCACTTATGCCTCTCTAGGACTTGGCTGCCGCGACCACACAGCAATACTATCTGCCAGCGAATGAGACTGCAGTTGGGGGGAGTACACCATCCGGCCAAAGTGCCGTGAATGTGACGGGTGCCCCCTGAAGCACGCTCCCGCAGTTCCCCGCAAGTTGGTCTAGGCAGGACATGACGGCGCATTCCAACCGCGAGCGGATGAGCGGAGCCACACTAAGAAGATTACTACCGATCTCCGCATACAAGCGGACGCTACAAACCGTCAGGCCTGGGACCGTTTGCTGATCTGGAACTCTGCCGAATGGACGATCCACCCGGACTGGATTTTGGGTGGTTACCGTCATAGAGTTCTGCCAATTACAGGGGAAGTAGTGAGACAGAAATGTCAGATCGTTCGATCTTCGTTGCAAAGCTGGACGACAGGGCAGTAATTGAGGCCATCAGGAAGGTCCAGATGGATTTCCCCAGCCAACTTTCGGTGGTGTTCACTAGCCAGTTTGGCGAGGTGTCTGGTGAGGATCTTTCCATGTACATGGAACCGGGTAGCCTGGCACTGCTTAACGTTGAGCTTGCCATGGACAAATGCTCATGGACATGGTTCCGACTTGGCCCCCCTGATTCCAAGACCTATCCACAGGCTGCGGAGTACGACAGGATCGCGTTTAGTATTAACCAATACCAGACGCTCGCTCCGAAGGAAAGATCGGTTGCTCTTGGCGTTGATCGAATCCTGAAGCTAGCCTTTCAGCAGCCGTTGACCGAGATCGACCCTTCTTTGCCACTCAATTTGGCCACGGGTCGCGAGGTACTTCAGGCGCTACAGACGGCATCTCAGAGACTCCTTACAGAGACGGCGGAACATCGGACGAAGCTGGAGATCGACTTCGCGGCCAGGGAAGCCGCGCGGGAGGAACGCTTCAGCCAAGTTCGCCAGCAGGATGAGGACCGCCTCCGTCAGGAGCGAGAAGCCGCGCAGGTCGCACATGCAGAGCGAGTAGCCGCGCTGGATCTTCGCGAAGGTGAGCTGGACTCGCTTAAGAAGACTCTGGACGATCGCAACAACACTCACGTCAGACGTCAGATCCGCTCCAGTCTCCTTGATCTTACTAAGGAGCGCCTGCTGAATTTTCGCGTTTCCCCCGAGACCCGAACCCAGTACATTCTGGTGCACGCGGTTTGCTCGGCGGGCATCTTGCTCCTGTTAGGGCTCGCGGCGGTCACGGCTGTCGAGTTCGATAGCAAAATGCCACCGACTGCATTCGCGCTCTCTGCCGCACGATCCCTGCTGGCTGGTGCGGCCGCAATCGCCTTGGGTGCGTGGTATTTGAAGTGGTTGAATCGATGGCTTCAGAGGATCGCCGACGCCGAGTTCAAGTTGCAACAGTTCCGCCTGGACATTGAGAGAGCATCTTGGTTGACCGAGACGGTCTTGGAATGGAATCAAAGCTCTAAGGAGCCGTTCCCAGAACTCTTGGCGAGTCGCCTATCTACTGGCCTGTTCCAATCGACAAAGGACGATGTCGAAGACCCGCAGACGCCGGCCAGCCAGCTTGCAGAGGCTCTATTGGGGTCCGCTGCATCGGCTCGGCTAAAGCTCGGCGATCAGGAACTCTCACTGGATCGCAAAGGAATCCGCCAGCTCGAGCGCCCGGATGCCAAGTAGCAGCCGGCCCCAGCTTTGCCAGCGCATCTCGCTAGAGCTCAGCCCTGAACTGAATCGCTGTTTCGAACGGGATTGATAGACGGGGGCAGCCCCCCCGCTCCGCCTACTACGAAGAGCTCAACAGATGGACTCGTTTGCCCCGCCGCTCATTGATCGCTGCTGCCTGTGTGGATCAACAGAGGCACTCTCAGGAGAGCATAAGATCAAGGCATCGGCATTGCGATCGGTGTTTGGCGACCAGAAGGCGGTGATCGTTCGCGAAGGAGGAGGCTTCCGGCACGCTCAGAGTTCGAGGTCAAAGGCCTATCACTTTCAAGCTCGAGTGTGCGAGCCATGCAACAGCGCTCGAACGCGGCCGGCAGACCTTGCCTTCGACGAGTTCCATGCCGTGGCATCCGACCTCGCCAGTCGTAGTCATGACCCAGCCGACGTCACGCATGACCCTAGATTCAGGGACGCCTCTGGGGAACTCTACTTAGACGTATTCAGATACTTCGCAAAGTTGATGTGCTGCCATCTCGCGGAGATCGGCGCGCCATTTCAGGATGAGCTTGCGGACTTCGCAATCGGTCTTAGGGATCGCAACATCGTGGAACTGAGAGTTGACCTGGATGAGGCATACAAACGCCTGCAGAACGAGCTTCCAGCGATACCGTATGCTGCACATGGCGGCCTGATTGTCACTGGAGACAAGGATACGCTAGCTCCTACGTCATTCTACTCGACGCTTACGGTTGGGCCGATACGCTACTGCTTCCGCGTCAGCTACAGCGAACAAGGTCAGGCGAACCTCATGCATAATCATCCGGAGTTCTATGACTGGTGCACCAGTAAGATCGCTGACCTCATCGCCAATCCATTGAGTGTAGATGCCCGGCAGTTGCTCGGCCTACCTCCCGATCCGGATGACCTGCCTCCAGAAGCGTGAGCCGCCCTATCTAGGCTTGCTCTCGTGTCTTTCCAGCAAACAGTTCTAGAACGCTCGCCTCGACCACTCGGCAACAACAGCCCTCAGCTCCATTTTCACCTCGACGATTCCGTCTCTGGTGATCAAGTCCCCCACATCCGTCACCCCAGTTACTTGGCGACGTAGGGTGCTCAACTCAAACCCGTAAGCGAGGGCGATGGTCGCAGCCAGGTCCTCATCCGAGGCAGTGCCTGGAACACGTACCCGCGGCAGTAAGTCCATCAGTTTCTGCGCATCTCGCCTAAGGGTTGCCTTCTTGGCGACCTTTGGGGGCATGGTCACAGCCCATCCGTACCGCGCCCGAACGAATCCGACCCAGACGCTCAGGTTGGCTCGCGAACCAGGTGCCGAATCCAAGTACCTCACTAGATGCTCTTGCGCAAAGGGACCGCCTAGATCGGCGGCCTCACAGAACGCCTGTGCCGTCCTCAGGTACTGGGCTTGGGTCCTAGTCGGCTTACCTGCCAGCCATGTCCTGTAGTCAGTCAGATATCTGGCCCACGGTTTGGATGCACTCTCCTCCAGACCACGTTCGATCAGCGCGATGTCACGAGCTCGGGCACGAGCATTCTCGTCAATCTGGAATCCGTAGCGCTCACAGATGAAGCGGGTCACGTTCAAATTGGCCCTCAGTTGCTTGGAGTCGAATAGACGGAGCAGATCGGCCGCCACTATCGGCTGATGGGTGCCAGCATCCAGGTCGATGGCACGAAAGAACGGTGCAGCTCGGACAGCCTTCTTGGGAAGTCCGCCAGTAGCCAGGTTCCTCGCGAGCAGCCATTCGCCAAATGCGGTGTATAGGGAAGCGACCCACTCGCGTTCAATGGTTGCCGCGCACAGCGCAACCTCTCGCCTGAGGCGTGCGGCGATCGAGCATGAATCACAGCGGGCCGCTCCGGCGCCCTTAACCGTTGAACCACAGTCTGGACACGTGTGTTCGGCTGGCTGGTCACCGCCACATCCGATACACAGTGGCCTACCCTCTTCAGTGACCGAGACCACCTTCCTGTACCTCCGGCATCGCACGCAGGTGGCATGCGTGTGCTTGTTCAAACACGATGGGCAAGCCTTTAGGTTGTCTGGCAGGTGTGCAGCACCTGCCAGACGCTGACTTGGCCGCTTGCAGATGGGGCATTCAATCTCGGGCGTGGTGTACGGGAAGCACGATGGGCACACGAAATGCTCATGGGTGATGGGTGATCCACCGTCGGGGCCAGGCGTGGTATCCCGGATGATGCGCGCTTCGGGCGCCGGCTTGTCACACCTGATACAGCGCCTCTGGTTACGAAGACAAGCACCACAGGATGGAGCTTGTGGCTCTGACGCGTGATGCACCACTGTCCCGCTGCATGTTGGGCAACTGCGACTCACAAATTTGCTGCTATAGCATGTCCCGCAGTACTCACTACCCTTGTACAGCTTATGGGCATTGATCATCGGGGCGTAACAGCCGTCGCAGGTTCGGCGCCCCTGCTTATCTGTACTCATTGCTTCTTCCAATCATCTTGAACAACACATCTGCTCTCATCTCGCGCCATCCACTGACGCGCTTTCGCTGAGCCTCACCTGCGGACCTCAACTCGGCCCGACTGGAGATCGGCCCGCGGTTGAAGCGCCCCACAGAGAGCTGCTCCGCTAACCGCCTTATCCAGGGGGGCATCTGTTGGCGAAAGCACCTCTGGGTCACCCCCATTGACTCACCCATCGCTACCAAGCCAGCGGGTCCAAGATCCAGCAGGTGCGAGAGCAATTCCATGTCCGCGTGACGATCCGGCACCCTGCGCAGTTCGATCCGCGGCCCTCGCTCTGGCCCCATGCCCATCGTCTTGCAGACCGGCTTGAGTGCGTGGAGAAGTACATCGCTCCCCCAAAGCACCTCAGCTCCGGAACAGAAATGACCATTGAACTCAATTTCGTTGCTGGGATCCATCAGACATCTGAAGAGGAATGACTGCAGGGGCAAAGCGTGCATTGCCGCCGTGGCGGAAGTGATTAGGAACCGATTGCAGTACCAACATCTACGAAGATCAAATCCATGTCGATGGGGTTGAACCACCGCCCCGCAATAGGGGCATGCGTCCTGCAGAACCCTTTGATGTAACGGGCAAACTGTCCAGAACGACAGTCGCCACTGGCGTAGATACGCTCCATTCTCCTCCAGGCACTCCGGGCAGAAAGTTAGACCGTGTCTAAGGCGAGTCCGGTGATACACGCCCATGCTGTTGATCCAGTGGTAGACCCCTTGTGGCGGATCGCAAGTGCGCCGTGTCACTGCGTTCCATTCGCCAAGGGTGAGTCCATAAAGCATCTGTAGAGATCTTCCTGACGGATACGTCAAGCGCTCCAACAGTGCTTCGGATGCGCAGACATCAACATCCCTGGTCCAGACCTGAAAGCCAGGCGCATGGAGCGCCATGAGCTTGTGAGACGAAATTCCGTAGGCGATTGCGATTCGAGCCAAGTAGCTGGAAAGAAGTTCGTCTGGCACGTGGGGCGGCCAGACGATGCGCATGATCAGATCTCGGCTAGAGCGCTAGCGTGAGAAGCGCTCTCTTGGGCGGCCCTGATAATATCGATAGTGATCCTCTCTTCGCCGGAACTGATCGCCATGGCTGCTGCGCTACGAAGCAGGGTCACGGTTCCACCAATGGCCTCCCCGCCTGCCGAATGTAAGACCGGCGCCAGCGCCTCTCCCGCCAACCCAGAGGGCTTGGCCAGGGGAAGCAGGCGCTCATAGGTGTTGAGGAAGTTCAGATACGGCAAGTCCATGGCCCACTTGGGCATGGACAAGGCACTGAATCGCGATCGCATCTGGGCATCGAAGGCCAAAGCATGAACTGCCGCCTCGGTGCCGGCAGCAACAATACTTAGATTCAACTCATTGCTGAGCTTACGGATGCCAGCCAGAACATCCGACGTCCCCTTCCTGGCAAGAGCAACGTCATTGAATTCATCGATTGCGAGCACGCGCACCTTCAGTACGCGAAGGACGGAGACCACCATGGTGTATTTGGCGCTGGCCGGGTCACCTCTACGGTGAGTAGTCGCACAGCGAGTGAGCACCTCTGACCAGAGTTGGGATAGGTCCGGCTGAGCAGGCATGTTGATCCGGAGCACCGGGAGGCTAGTACCCCCGTCACCCAGTTGTACCGCAGGATGGCGCAACTGGAACTGCCGGAGGAGTGCCGTCTTGCCATTGTCGCCTCGAGCCACAATCAACCTGCACGGCGGCCGCTGTGTGGAGGGGTACACGATGAGTTGATCCAACTCATCCAGCACCGCCATTGCCTTCGGGTACCCGATCCAACGATCTTTACGGGCAACTGCGATGCGTTCCTCGTTGGATGCGCCCATGTAAGCAGCGACCTGATCATGCAGATGGGGATAGCTACTCATCAGTTGATCTCTCCAATTTCAAGGACTTCGAGCGGCTGCGAGAAGATGTTGCGGTCAGGGACCTTCGCTGCTGACTGGTGCGGCGGCGGCGTGGCTTGCGAGCTTTGCGCGGACTGGGATCCAGTCGAACTAGGCTTTTCCTTGGGGGCTTTCGCCGCTTGGCGGCGAGCAGCCTTGGATTTGGCTTTGGACTCCTCGATCAAATTTCGATTGCTCTCAATGCTCTGGAAGATGCGCTCCTCGTCTACAGCATCCCTACCTTCAGCCTTTATTCGCTTCTTGGCCTCACGTAGTTCGCCAGCAGATATCGCCGGATGACCCATGTTTCGATAGGGAACAGCAAAGTACCTTTCGGAATTCGGATCCAAAAAATAGATCTCACTGATGTTTCGAGGATCTCTTGCGAAGATGAACTTGCGTTTCAGCTTCGGGTTGTCCTCATCCGTCGCCCCAATGTGGCGATCAAGAATTGGGTCATAGTAGAAGACATTCTCAATCCGCACGCCGTACCGCTGCACCGTGACTTGGAAGTAGGGAAGGAAGTCCATACGAACCCGATCTGGATCTGCCGGCAGCATTCGACCCACACCAGGCTTTTCATCGCCCAGGATCGCGTCCTCCCAAACCTTGATGGGGGCTGCGTCGAGCTGACTGTGGACGCCTTGGTGATAGTTGTTGACGATGAAGTTCACCAAGTAGTGCTCCACTTCCCTCAGGGTCAAGCTCGCCTCCTTCTCGGAGTCATAGTTGCCCTTCTCCTGGATGTTGGAGAATGTTGCCCCCGGCACTTTCTTCATTTCAGTGGCAACTACCCCCATATAGCGCTCAATGTGACCGCCATAGTTTGGCTTCTTGACCGGCCGCCACTGCATGATGATCTCATTGGCCTCACAGCCCCTGTTCACCGCCTTACACTTGAACTCCCTAGCGTTGTCAGCATGCAGGGTCCCGATCTGACCCCACACGGGCCAGTCTCCCTCTACACCTAGTTCGCGTAGATACTCGTTCTTCGTGTTCATCGCGTGCGATATACACATCGCGACTGACGTTGCAGAGGGTGCGTCCAAGGTGACGTACAGACCAACAACGGCTCGGCTGAATACGTCAATGGCCAAAGTAAGGTATGGACGGCCGATGGGTTTGCGGTGCTCCTCGTCGACGACCATCACGTCCAACGGCGTGTGGTCGATCTGGACCACTGCCAGAGGAAAGTCAGCACCAGGGAAGGAACCTCGGATGGGCTCGTACTTGTCACGCGCCTTGTCCTTCTGGCCACGGCGACGCAGTGCTGTAGCTGGCCGGATGTCGGCGATGCGATTGCGAACAGTGTTGGGATGCGGCGGATCAATCTTGGCCACGCGGCAGCGGCGCATCACCTCATCCACGACCGACTTCGGGCTCGGCTTCTGTTTTTGGAGGTAGAAGTCCTCGATAACCGAGGCAATCACTAACTCCTGGTCCGCCTGCAGAAAGCGTGTACCCCTATTCCGTCCGCGTCGAGTTGGGACCAAGGCCGCTACGTGCTGATGGTCGTGATAGAGCGCCAACCACTTGTAAAGCGTGGAAGTGTTGACGCCGGCACTCAACGCCGCTGCGGCGACTGATGACCGGCTTCGGCGAGGATTGTCCAGCAGGGGCTTGATAGCTTCAAAACGCCGTTGCGCCACTGCCCATAGATCATCTGAGAAGTGGTGAACGGAGAAGTTAGGTGTCTCATCCCCGTCTTTCACCTCCAGAACTCGGGACATAGTCTCGATTCGAAGCCTGGCAACCTTTTCGGTCTCGACGTCTTCGGCCAAGACACTGTTGATGTCCAAGGAACGGGTAATCCGGTATCGGCGCTGGCCAACCATGACCTCTACGCCAGGCGAGATGTTGATGAAGTTTGAGGAGACCATGTCTTACTCCACCAACCGAATCGGCATCCGCATGCTGAGCGGCTTGGTCAAATCGATATCGAACTCGCCCGCGGCTACCATCTGCCAAAGCGCGGGAATCGCTTGCGCTTGCTCTTCCTTCGGCCAATAGGCGGCTGCGAGCAGGCCTTGGGGTGTTGTGGGCCCCACTGCGGTGGCGGTGTACCTCAACTGCGCTTGGCGAAGTAGAAGGGGTGCCAGATCCCGATAGCGCCTCAGGAACTTCACGTTTGCCAGGTAGGGCGTGCGGATATGCCGCTCAGTGACGATCTTGAACTGCCAGTCCCGCAGGCGACAGTGGGCCACCGCCGCCTTGAAGCCCGGGCGCAGAGACACCCAATCAGCCCGCAGCTTCTCGATCGGTTTGACCTCAAATACGACCGTTGGGAGGACATCTCGATCGTACTCGGCCATCACGTCGGGGGTGTAGCGACGCACTGAAGCCTGATGAATGTACGTAAGGGAGAAAGGCTGCTCCTTTACGGACATCACTGTCCGATCAAAGTCCAGGATGAGAAGCAGGTCCCGCTCCAGTGAGGACTCGAAGCCCGCCATCCCGCCACCTTCCAAATTGACCTTCCCGGTAAGGGCCCGGTGGCTATTTTTCAATTTTCGAACGGGGGAATGGGTACGCAGTCTGCTCATTTGATGTGTCCTGCAATGCAGTCTCGTTATTTGTTGTGTATGGTCGCGCTCTCTGTTGTTGAGCATAGACGGGGTGCGCTTGATTCTAGGGCGCTAACCGGCCCTTTTTCGCGATACCTGTCTATGATTTAGCTAGAAGTGACAGGGGCAACCCGCCCTGCCCCGGTGAAATCTCGCTGGCCCACCATGGAGTCCTCTTCCTTGATGAGCTTCCAGAGTGGAACCGCAGCGCGCTGGAGACCCTGCGCGAGCCACTGGAGTCCGGCCACATCCGCATCGCCCGCGCGGCACGCAGCGTGCAGTACCCCGCGCGGTTCCAACTGATCTCACTAGTGCCTGCGGCCCGTATCATTTAAGACATTTTTTCCTTTTGTTTCATACAGATAGAAAAATGACTGCTCATTTAGAGTGGTCATACAGCATGAGATGACTGCCAGCATCGCTGATGAACTACCGCACAACAGATGCATCACCTCTACAGCTAACGTCGTCTTGATCACGACGAACCAGCCATCTATCCAACGTTGCAGGCTAATGCCCAGCGTCGCGGTGCGGAGCTGCTCGGATCATTTGTGATGGATTTCCCCTTCCAAGCCCAATGACGCCGTGAAATCCATCGCCGGCGCCTTCCCTATAAGGCTTATTGCGGCAGGGCATAGAGGCCCAGTAGTCACTGTTGTCCCCTTCATTGTTTATAGGTCCTGAAGGGGTCACACCACGTTGTTCACTACCAGCCACCACGTGTCGTTGAAATAGAATGCAGACGTGCGGCCGGCAGGCAGTCGGCTGCCAGACCGTCGACCGAAGCGGGGCTGTTAGGCCTCCCTCGCACCGAACGGTCGAGATGACATGAGCATCGCCCGCCTATGTAGGCCAACTATTTA is a genomic window containing:
- a CDS encoding AlbA family DNA-binding domain-containing protein, whose product is MELSWVQSLVDNQVQESLYLELKRGDALSPQNNSKTEMIKDVTALAHASGGHLVYGIEEEPVNDIPAAARLRPITDRKLNKDWVTKVITDNTSPSLTKFEVFEFPVDGGRVLVIKVEEASTAHQNLLDYRYHQRVNTVSRFMADFQIRDLMSRRSSPSCEVRVRLERITINRDNHVYRLRVELLNTGMVSMEKWWISIDVPKECLAGLTYPQSELRTHPRFGKVVREVDKGGFDFIRFSWGDPFFDGDRYILHPGQSLDFGPNNDSIHTQAPLPPIVVEFNDRIFRSLVHRAPELQWTLYTNHGQPVSGSLPFEQWCNF
- a CDS encoding TniQ family protein, with the translated sequence MRIVWPPHVPDELLSSYLARIAIAYGISSHKLMALHAPGFQVWTRDVDVCASEALLERLTYPSGRSLQMLYGLTLGEWNAVTRRTCDPPQGVYHWINSMGVYHRTRLRHGLTFCPECLEENGAYLRQWRLSFWTVCPLHQRVLQDACPYCGAVVQPHRHGFDLRRCWYCNRFLITSATAAMHALPLQSFLFRCLMDPSNEIEFNGHFCSGAEVLWGSDVLLHALKPVCKTMGMGPERGPRIELRRVPDRHADMELLSHLLDLGPAGLVAMGESMGVTQRCFRQQMPPWIRRLAEQLSVGRFNRGPISSRAELRSAGEAQRKRVSGWREMRADVLFKMIGRSNEYR
- a CDS encoding TniB family NTP-binding protein, with the translated sequence MSSYPHLHDQVAAYMGASNEERIAVARKDRWIGYPKAMAVLDELDQLIVYPSTQRPPCRLIVARGDNGKTALLRQFQLRHPAVQLGDGGTSLPVLRINMPAQPDLSQLWSEVLTRCATTHRRGDPASAKYTMVVSVLRVLKVRVLAIDEFNDVALARKGTSDVLAGIRKLSNELNLSIVAAGTEAAVHALAFDAQMRSRFSALSMPKWAMDLPYLNFLNTYERLLPLAKPSGLAGEALAPVLHSAGGEAIGGTVTLLRSAAAMAISSGEERITIDIIRAAQESASHASALAEI
- a CDS encoding Mu transposase C-terminal domain-containing protein, whose protein sequence is MVSSNFINISPGVEVMVGQRRYRITRSLDINSVLAEDVETEKVARLRIETMSRVLEVKDGDETPNFSVHHFSDDLWAVAQRRFEAIKPLLDNPRRSRSSVAAAALSAGVNTSTLYKWLALYHDHQHVAALVPTRRGRNRGTRFLQADQELVIASVIEDFYLQKQKPSPKSVVDEVMRRCRVAKIDPPHPNTVRNRIADIRPATALRRRGQKDKARDKYEPIRGSFPGADFPLAVVQIDHTPLDVMVVDEEHRKPIGRPYLTLAIDVFSRAVVGLYVTLDAPSATSVAMCISHAMNTKNEYLRELGVEGDWPVWGQIGTLHADNAREFKCKAVNRGCEANEIIMQWRPVKKPNYGGHIERYMGVVATEMKKVPGATFSNIQEKGNYDSEKEASLTLREVEHYLVNFIVNNYHQGVHSQLDAAPIKVWEDAILGDEKPGVGRMLPADPDRVRMDFLPYFQVTVQRYGVRIENVFYYDPILDRHIGATDEDNPKLKRKFIFARDPRNISEIYFLDPNSERYFAVPYRNMGHPAISAGELREAKKRIKAEGRDAVDEERIFQSIESNRNLIEESKAKSKAARRQAAKAPKEKPSSTGSQSAQSSQATPPPHQSAAKVPDRNIFSQPLEVLEIGEIN
- a CDS encoding TnsA endonuclease N-terminal domain-containing protein, translating into MAGFESSLERDLLLILDFDRTVMSVKEQPFSLTYIHQASVRRYTPDVMAEYDRDVLPTVVFEVKPIEKLRADWVSLRPGFKAAVAHCRLRDWQFKIVTERHIRTPYLANVKFLRRYRDLAPLLLRQAQLRYTATAVGPTTPQGLLAAAYWPKEEQAQAIPALWQMVAAGEFDIDLTKPLSMRMPIRLVE